In Idiomarina sp. PL1-037, a single genomic region encodes these proteins:
- a CDS encoding cytochrome c-type biogenesis protein — MIRSLLVTVAAVFVLISAASAENENSYKFDNEQQRATYQQLTKELRCPKCQNQNIADSNAPLAEDMRDRSYQMLKEGKSREEIIQFMVARYGDFVHYQPPFTTVTSVLWWGPLLIVIIGIGVAVGLTRKKKAAVELTPEERERLQQLRKSGDE, encoded by the coding sequence ATGATCCGTTCATTGCTAGTGACTGTTGCCGCTGTGTTTGTATTGATTTCTGCAGCGTCGGCGGAAAATGAAAACAGTTATAAGTTTGATAACGAACAACAGCGTGCAACCTACCAACAGCTGACCAAAGAGTTGCGTTGTCCTAAATGTCAGAATCAAAATATTGCTGACTCTAATGCACCTCTGGCAGAAGACATGCGGGACCGTAGCTATCAGATGCTAAAAGAGGGCAAGTCACGGGAAGAAATTATCCAGTTTATGGTCGCCCGCTATGGCGATTTTGTGCATTACCAGCCACCTTTTACAACGGTTACCAGTGTTCTTTGGTGGGGGCCTTTGCTGATTGTCATTATTGGCATTGGCGTAGCCGTTGGCTTAACTCGCAAGAAAAAAGCGGCAGTTGAATTAACACCGGAAGAACGTGAACGTTTACAGCAATTGAGGAAGTCGGGCGATGAGTAG
- a CDS encoding VacJ family lipoprotein: MKKYGFLLLVSLFMVGCSSTPEDPYADPRDPFEDFNRDMWEFNRDVDKAVLKPAAETYEYIPQPVRSSLYNAVENLDGPSSFVNNLLQWKVADAGVSLGRFVVNSTVGLVGLFDVATPMGLTKREESFGQTLAVWGVPEGPYLMLPLLGPTVVVDRGGDYADGQYFPYPLLSWPVDVARYAIKGLELRLRLRDQEQVLENSLDPYSFVKDVYYQRWQDQVFDGNPPLEEENFDDFDDDFDEDFDE; encoded by the coding sequence ATGAAAAAATATGGTTTTTTACTGCTGGTTTCCCTGTTTATGGTTGGGTGTTCATCGACACCTGAAGACCCTTATGCCGACCCACGCGACCCATTTGAAGATTTTAACCGTGATATGTGGGAATTTAACCGGGATGTTGATAAAGCGGTGTTAAAACCTGCCGCTGAAACCTACGAGTATATTCCTCAGCCGGTCCGTTCATCGTTATACAATGCAGTAGAGAACCTGGACGGGCCTTCGTCGTTTGTGAACAATTTACTGCAATGGAAAGTCGCCGATGCCGGCGTTTCACTTGGGCGATTTGTGGTTAATTCGACCGTTGGTCTGGTCGGTCTGTTCGATGTGGCAACCCCAATGGGCCTCACCAAGCGCGAGGAAAGCTTTGGCCAGACCTTAGCGGTTTGGGGCGTGCCGGAAGGTCCTTATTTAATGCTGCCGCTTTTGGGGCCAACCGTGGTGGTAGACCGGGGCGGAGACTATGCAGACGGTCAGTATTTTCCATACCCACTGCTGAGCTGGCCGGTGGATGTGGCTCGTTACGCTATAAAAGGGCTGGAACTGCGCCTGCGCTTGCGTGATCAGGAGCAAGTACTGGAAAACTCCCTCGATCCATACTCTTTTGTTAAAGACGTTTATTATCAGCGCTGGCAGGATCAAGTGTTTGATGGTAACCCACCGCTTGAAGAAGAAAACTTTGATGACTTTGACGATGACTTCGACGAAGACTTCGACGAATGA
- the ccmI gene encoding c-type cytochrome biogenesis protein CcmI: MSSLWLLMVLMLLVAVVFVFLATGKQRRYQKRQDENQRWYEQRLSELEDERSQHGLPEEDYQHAKQELDKTFLNDSQDVEESVNWHRAPLIVPIVLLVVMSAGLYWTFGSWQLQLQAEDARKQLPELGKTLLQQQNQQASREDLNTFALGLRQKLMREPDDAVAWWIYAGLMVDLGAGEDAEEAFQKALELEPDRVNTLVSYSRFLLMSGTEGGQPKAARMLAHALQQEPDNIEALSLLGFVAFERQDWEQAINAWQLLKERLPENSSRYQAVVNALENAKSQQENAEIQLQVTVELSDNMRHHLPADGTVFVYVTGSEQPMPAAVVRQPVSEFPITVTLSNNNAMLPDYKLSDLDEWLVHARISQDEKIDRQVGDLEAETVTIQADGSTELTLTLSTRIDE, from the coding sequence ATGAGTAGTTTATGGTTACTAATGGTGTTGATGTTGCTCGTTGCTGTGGTATTCGTGTTTCTGGCTACAGGAAAGCAGCGGCGTTATCAGAAACGTCAGGACGAAAATCAGCGCTGGTACGAACAGCGTCTGTCAGAGCTTGAAGATGAGCGCTCTCAGCATGGGCTGCCGGAAGAAGATTACCAGCATGCAAAGCAGGAGTTGGATAAGACCTTTCTGAATGATAGCCAGGACGTTGAAGAGAGCGTGAACTGGCATCGGGCTCCGCTTATTGTACCAATTGTATTATTGGTGGTGATGTCTGCAGGGCTTTACTGGACTTTTGGTAGCTGGCAGCTGCAACTGCAGGCGGAAGATGCGCGCAAACAGTTACCTGAGTTAGGGAAAACCCTGTTGCAGCAACAGAATCAGCAGGCCAGCCGTGAAGACTTAAATACTTTCGCGTTGGGTTTACGGCAAAAGCTGATGCGGGAACCGGATGACGCGGTTGCCTGGTGGATTTATGCTGGATTAATGGTTGATCTGGGAGCCGGAGAAGACGCCGAAGAAGCTTTTCAGAAAGCCCTGGAGCTTGAGCCTGACAGAGTAAACACCTTAGTCAGTTACAGCCGGTTTTTGTTAATGTCCGGAACTGAAGGCGGGCAGCCCAAGGCGGCTCGTATGCTAGCCCATGCGCTGCAGCAGGAACCTGACAATATCGAAGCGTTATCATTACTGGGTTTTGTTGCTTTTGAGCGTCAGGACTGGGAGCAGGCGATTAATGCGTGGCAATTATTGAAAGAGCGTTTACCAGAAAATTCCAGTAGGTATCAAGCGGTTGTTAATGCACTGGAAAACGCGAAAAGCCAGCAGGAAAATGCTGAGATTCAATTACAGGTTACTGTCGAACTAAGTGATAACATGCGGCATCATTTACCTGCTGACGGTACAGTCTTTGTCTATGTTACGGGGTCTGAGCAACCCATGCCCGCCGCTGTGGTCCGTCAGCCCGTCAGTGAATTCCCCATTACGGTAACCTTGTCGAATAATAACGCCATGTTACCGGACTATAAGTTGAGTGATCTCGATGAGTGGCTGGTGCACGCGCGCATTTCGCAGGATGAAAAAATAGATCGCCAGGTAGGTGATCTGGAAGCTGAAACTGTCACTATACAAGCTGACGGTTCAACCGAATTAACTTTGACTTTATCGACCCGGATTGACGAATGA
- the ccmE gene encoding cytochrome c maturation protein CcmE: MNPRRKQRLTWVAILVIGVSVATGLMLYALSQSIDLFYTPTELVEGKGKDKQKPQVGQRMRVGGMVVEGSVERDRETLEVSFKITDIGPEVTVLYQGILPDLFREGQGIVAQGELIEPTVLKASEVLAKHDEEYMPPELAEQMKGIKHVNPNTVEKGEGQ, encoded by the coding sequence ATGAACCCAAGACGTAAACAACGCTTAACCTGGGTCGCTATTTTAGTGATTGGGGTTTCGGTAGCAACGGGACTGATGCTATATGCATTAAGCCAAAGTATCGATCTTTTTTATACTCCCACCGAACTGGTTGAAGGTAAGGGCAAGGATAAACAAAAGCCTCAGGTTGGCCAGCGAATGCGAGTTGGCGGTATGGTGGTTGAAGGTTCGGTAGAGCGTGACCGCGAAACTTTAGAAGTTTCCTTTAAAATTACAGACATTGGCCCCGAAGTCACTGTGTTGTATCAGGGAATTTTACCGGATTTATTCCGCGAGGGACAAGGTATTGTTGCTCAGGGAGAACTGATTGAACCTACCGTGTTAAAAGCCAGTGAAGTTTTGGCCAAGCACGACGAAGAATATATGCCGCCGGAACTGGCAGAGCAGATGAAAGGCATCAAACATGTCAACCCAAATACAGTTGAAAAAGGTGAAGGGCAATGA
- a CDS encoding LysR family transcriptional regulator, producing MSVYRPKSTIEQWRILQAVVDCGGYAHAAEALNKSQSSLNHAVAKLQQVVGVQLLEVRGRKAHLTAAGEVLLRRSRQLTNLTEEIEQLADNLEQGWEPEVKLALEMVFDRSQLIPVLNEFQQLSRGSRLIINDTVLTGTVEQIQEQTADVVITHHLPRGFIGEPIGQYSMDLVCHPEHPLAKLEQPINQNELSQYLQIVIQDTGSQPVEDEGWLKAEQRWTVSHFDEALRLIRNGLGFCWLPGYIAQEDLDSGRLAQIAVEGSSSRKGSLYMVLPKAELTGPCAKTLSELILKYQSR from the coding sequence ATGAGTGTTTACCGACCTAAATCGACCATTGAGCAATGGCGTATCCTGCAGGCTGTTGTTGACTGTGGCGGTTACGCGCACGCGGCTGAAGCCCTGAACAAGAGTCAGTCGTCGCTCAATCACGCTGTTGCCAAACTGCAACAAGTGGTAGGCGTACAGTTATTGGAAGTCAGAGGCCGGAAAGCTCACTTAACAGCAGCTGGAGAAGTTTTGCTTCGCCGCTCGCGTCAGTTAACCAACCTGACTGAAGAAATAGAGCAACTGGCTGATAATCTGGAGCAGGGCTGGGAGCCCGAAGTTAAACTCGCCTTAGAGATGGTATTTGACCGCAGCCAGTTGATTCCTGTACTGAATGAGTTCCAGCAACTGAGTCGTGGCAGTCGCCTGATTATCAACGATACCGTACTTACCGGCACCGTCGAGCAAATTCAGGAACAAACCGCTGATGTCGTTATTACGCACCACCTGCCCCGCGGCTTTATCGGAGAGCCTATAGGTCAATACAGTATGGATTTGGTTTGTCACCCTGAACATCCGCTGGCAAAACTGGAACAACCTATTAACCAGAACGAGTTGTCTCAATATTTGCAAATAGTCATTCAGGATACCGGCAGCCAGCCGGTAGAAGACGAAGGCTGGTTAAAAGCCGAGCAGCGCTGGACCGTAAGCCACTTTGATGAAGCACTCAGACTGATTCGTAACGGATTAGGTTTTTGCTGGTTGCCGGGCTACATCGCTCAGGAAGATTTAGACTCTGGCAGACTCGCTCAAATAGCAGTTGAGGGAAGCAGTTCGCGCAAAGGCAGTCTGTATATGGTGTTACCCAAAGCGGAACTGACCGGACCTTGCGCGAAAACCTTATCGGAACTGATACTTAAGTACCAGTCCCGCTAG
- a CDS encoding DsbE family thiol:disulfide interchange protein, whose product MTKFRWFILFGPLVLFAGLVVFLLKGLGSDPTELDSALINEPIPQFKARDLYETEVTYDQSVLQEGPLLLNVWATWCPTCRAEHEFLNELASRGVPIVGLNYKDDSREKAVNWLNTLGDPYSVNLFDPKGDVAFEFGVYGAPETYFIDHKGVIRYRHVGDVNERNWSNQLQGIYQQLLEEAE is encoded by the coding sequence ATGACTAAGTTTCGCTGGTTTATCTTATTTGGTCCGCTGGTTTTGTTCGCCGGTTTGGTGGTCTTTTTACTTAAAGGCCTTGGTAGCGATCCAACCGAGTTGGATTCAGCACTGATAAACGAGCCGATCCCCCAGTTTAAGGCCCGCGACTTGTATGAAACAGAGGTAACTTACGACCAGTCGGTGCTGCAAGAGGGACCGTTGTTGCTTAACGTCTGGGCGACCTGGTGTCCTACCTGCCGCGCCGAGCACGAGTTTCTGAATGAGTTAGCCTCAAGAGGTGTTCCAATTGTGGGTCTCAATTATAAAGACGATTCCCGGGAAAAGGCCGTTAACTGGCTGAATACGCTGGGTGACCCCTATAGTGTTAATTTATTCGACCCGAAAGGCGATGTTGCATTTGAGTTTGGTGTTTATGGTGCACCAGAAACCTATTTTATTGACCATAAGGGTGTAATACGTTACCGCCATGTGGGTGACGTGAATGAACGCAACTGGTCGAATCAACTGCAAGGCATTTACCAGCAATTGCTGGAGGAGGCCGAATGA
- the cmoB gene encoding tRNA 5-methoxyuridine(34)/uridine 5-oxyacetic acid(34) synthase CmoB: protein MVDFSKELRALLQSPHSQWLDTLAPQLTAFKNNPHGNLKRWQRVLTQLPNLTAKQVELSDTVQIGNADEASDADRARLTGLLQQLQPWRKGPFNLFGVFIDTEWRSDWKWQRVAPHLDDLNGRQVLDVGCGSGYHLWRMLEAGAEQVWGIDPGELFLMQFRAISQLMPLSWQQRAHFFPVGIEHMLELKSFDTVFSMGVLYHRRSPVEFLQQLKSLIRPGGQLVLETIVVEGDETTVMMPGERYAQMRNVWFLPSASALSVWLERLGFKDISVVDHNTTSTEEQRRTDWMTGESLADFLDPNDTNKTIEGYQAPIRAVITARV, encoded by the coding sequence ATGGTTGATTTCAGTAAAGAACTTCGCGCACTTTTGCAAAGTCCGCACAGCCAGTGGCTGGATACTCTGGCACCACAACTCACGGCCTTTAAGAATAACCCTCACGGTAACTTAAAACGCTGGCAGCGGGTTCTAACACAATTGCCAAATTTGACCGCAAAACAGGTTGAATTGTCCGATACCGTGCAGATAGGCAATGCAGATGAAGCCTCGGATGCCGACAGGGCTCGCTTAACCGGCCTGCTCCAGCAGTTACAGCCCTGGCGTAAAGGCCCCTTTAATTTATTCGGCGTGTTTATTGATACGGAATGGCGCTCTGACTGGAAGTGGCAACGTGTGGCACCTCATTTAGATGACTTAAACGGCCGTCAGGTACTGGACGTTGGCTGCGGTAGCGGGTACCACTTATGGCGGATGCTGGAAGCCGGCGCGGAGCAAGTTTGGGGAATTGACCCGGGCGAACTCTTTCTCATGCAATTCAGAGCCATTAGCCAGTTAATGCCTTTATCATGGCAGCAGCGGGCACACTTTTTCCCGGTTGGTATTGAACATATGCTGGAGCTTAAAAGCTTCGACACCGTATTTAGTATGGGGGTGCTCTATCATCGCCGCTCACCTGTTGAGTTTTTACAGCAACTGAAATCATTAATCCGCCCGGGAGGTCAGTTGGTTTTAGAAACCATTGTTGTGGAAGGTGATGAAACCACCGTCATGATGCCTGGTGAGCGCTACGCGCAAATGCGTAATGTCTGGTTTTTACCCAGCGCCAGTGCGTTGTCTGTCTGGTTAGAGCGGTTAGGGTTCAAAGACATTTCTGTAGTTGACCATAATACGACTTCAACCGAAGAACAGCGGCGCACAGATTGGATGACCGGAGAGTCGCTAGCCGACTTTCTTGATCCAAATGACACAAATAAGACTATTGAAGGTTACCAGGCACCGATTCGAGCAGTGATTACCGCTCGGGTTTAG
- the cmoA gene encoding carboxy-S-adenosyl-L-methionine synthase CmoA: MTQHDTIFSKPLPSISDFCFDQQVVEVFPDMINRSVPGYSSILQTLPQIVSRYVQPNSHLYDLGCSLGAATLAMRKGCEQTENCKIIGIDNSQPMIERAQLHLDGFKSQVPVELRCQDLAETDIKNASVVVLNFTLQFISQDKRDDVIQNIFNGMNKGAALLVAEKVRHSDESMNDLLIELHHNFKRANGYSELEISQKRAAIENVMKVDTLQAHQQRFQKAGFQHSSVWFQCFNFAAMLAVK, from the coding sequence ATGACGCAACATGACACGATATTTTCAAAGCCTTTGCCCAGCATCTCCGACTTCTGTTTTGACCAGCAGGTTGTCGAAGTATTCCCCGACATGATTAACCGATCGGTTCCGGGCTACTCCAGTATCTTACAGACGTTGCCACAAATTGTTAGCCGCTATGTTCAGCCTAATAGTCACTTGTACGATTTGGGTTGTTCATTGGGCGCAGCGACGCTTGCTATGCGTAAAGGGTGCGAGCAGACAGAAAACTGCAAAATTATTGGAATAGACAACTCTCAACCCATGATAGAGCGCGCGCAATTGCACCTGGATGGCTTTAAAAGCCAAGTTCCGGTTGAGCTTCGCTGTCAGGATCTAGCCGAAACCGACATTAAAAATGCCTCGGTGGTCGTACTAAACTTCACGTTGCAATTTATTAGCCAGGACAAAAGAGATGACGTTATACAGAACATTTTTAATGGCATGAATAAAGGCGCCGCGTTATTAGTCGCGGAAAAAGTACGCCATTCGGATGAATCTATGAATGACCTGCTCATTGAGTTGCACCACAACTTTAAAAGAGCCAATGGTTACAGCGAACTTGAGATCAGCCAAAAACGAGCGGCCATCGAAAACGTGATGAAAGTGGATACATTGCAGGCTCATCAACAGCGTTTTCAAAAAGCGGGTTTTCAGCATAGCTCGGTTTGGTTCCAGTGCTTTAACTTTGCCGCCATGCTGGCCGTTAAATAA
- the galU gene encoding UTP--glucose-1-phosphate uridylyltransferase GalU, translating to MVKKVVIPVAGLGTRMLPATKAIPKEMLPLVDRPLIQYIVEECAAAGLTDVILVTHSSKNSIENHFDTSFELETTLEQRVKRQLLAEVKAICPEKTTIMHVRQGVAKGLGHAVLCARPLIGDEPFAVVLPDVLVDEASCKLNRDNLAEMVKNFEASGHSQVMVEKVPQQDVSKYGIADINGAELTPGEQAGITQLVEKPSVEEAPSDLAVVGRYVFSAELWPLLEQTPVGAGNEIQLTDAMAMLLEKQPVNAYYMKGKSHDCGNKLGYAQAFVEHALRHPDLGADMKAYIQSLK from the coding sequence ATGGTCAAAAAAGTCGTTATTCCAGTAGCCGGGCTCGGAACTCGGATGTTACCTGCTACCAAAGCCATTCCAAAAGAAATGTTGCCGTTGGTTGATCGCCCCCTTATTCAATACATTGTTGAGGAATGCGCCGCTGCAGGTTTGACCGATGTCATTCTGGTCACTCATTCCAGTAAGAACTCGATAGAAAACCACTTTGATACGAGTTTTGAACTGGAAACGACTTTGGAGCAGAGAGTAAAGCGCCAACTGCTGGCTGAAGTGAAAGCCATTTGTCCTGAAAAAACCACCATTATGCATGTTCGCCAAGGTGTTGCAAAAGGTCTGGGACACGCCGTTTTATGCGCGCGGCCTTTAATTGGGGATGAGCCTTTTGCGGTCGTATTACCTGACGTTCTGGTTGATGAGGCCAGCTGCAAACTGAATCGAGATAATTTAGCTGAAATGGTGAAAAACTTTGAAGCAAGCGGGCACTCGCAAGTCATGGTCGAAAAAGTGCCGCAGCAAGACGTCAGTAAGTATGGCATTGCGGATATTAATGGTGCGGAGTTGACCCCGGGTGAACAGGCCGGTATTACTCAGCTGGTTGAAAAGCCGTCAGTTGAAGAAGCACCGTCAGATTTAGCCGTCGTTGGGCGCTATGTTTTCTCAGCTGAATTATGGCCGCTGCTGGAGCAGACTCCGGTGGGTGCCGGCAACGAAATTCAGTTAACCGATGCCATGGCAATGCTGCTGGAAAAACAACCGGTTAATGCGTATTACATGAAAGGCAAGAGCCACGATTGTGGCAATAAATTAGGGTACGCTCAGGCCTTTGTTGAGCACGCCTTGCGGCACCCTGATTTAGGCGCCGATATGAAAGCCTACATTCAATCTCTGAAGTAA
- a CDS encoding response regulator, protein MPRAHIALIEDDPVFQSVVRQYLVNSGYDVCCADNGQRGIQLCQEQCPDVVLCDLKLPDIDGLEVIEQLLKVCIQIPIIVISASEKMSDIREAVRLGAWDYLVKPLQDLSVIENAIEGCLKRYQLEETYLHDVWEFDAHIDNLYQDNVIVERLVKELLPDGPLNFNGYQFSCSINDCRKAPVWIDYRPLTEGRVLVIMAAAQNATEQNLLPLLVLKTLIDPLIRQHLSGHDNTLLAPGLLLQHLNHELCHSQARTAFDALVGVVDTAKHRWLWAQAGDKFEPEPGEKPDLALGIWQHANFREHRIEHLHKLHCGYENTELIVTAVPQTV, encoded by the coding sequence ATGCCCCGAGCACACATCGCATTAATTGAAGACGATCCGGTATTTCAGTCTGTCGTCAGACAGTATCTGGTGAATAGCGGTTATGATGTGTGCTGTGCCGATAATGGTCAGCGCGGTATTCAACTTTGTCAGGAGCAATGTCCGGACGTTGTTCTGTGCGATTTAAAACTACCCGATATTGATGGTCTTGAAGTTATAGAGCAACTGCTAAAAGTTTGCATCCAAATTCCAATTATTGTTATTTCTGCTTCGGAAAAAATGTCCGATATTCGTGAGGCTGTTCGCCTTGGTGCCTGGGACTATCTGGTCAAACCTCTGCAAGACCTTAGTGTCATTGAAAATGCGATAGAAGGCTGCCTGAAACGTTACCAGTTAGAAGAAACTTACCTGCACGATGTGTGGGAGTTCGATGCCCATATTGATAATTTGTATCAGGATAACGTTATCGTTGAGCGCCTGGTTAAGGAGTTGCTGCCGGACGGCCCATTAAACTTTAACGGTTATCAGTTTAGCTGCTCTATTAATGACTGCAGAAAAGCGCCCGTCTGGATTGATTACCGACCTTTAACCGAGGGTCGGGTTTTAGTCATTATGGCTGCTGCGCAAAATGCAACTGAGCAGAACCTGCTGCCCTTACTGGTATTGAAAACTCTTATTGACCCGCTTATTCGTCAGCATTTGTCCGGACACGATAATACCTTGCTTGCGCCCGGATTGTTATTACAGCATTTGAACCATGAGCTTTGTCATTCACAGGCGAGAACCGCCTTCGATGCTCTGGTTGGGGTTGTAGACACAGCAAAGCACCGTTGGTTATGGGCTCAGGCTGGAGATAAATTTGAGCCAGAGCCGGGAGAAAAACCTGACCTGGCATTAGGTATCTGGCAGCACGCTAATTTTCGTGAGCATCGCATAGAACATTTACATAAGTTACATTGTGGATACGAAAACACGGAGCTTATTGTGACTGCTGTGCCTCAAACTGTTTGA
- a CDS encoding heme lyase CcmF/NrfE family subunit has translation MIAEAGHLAIAIALAFSVLLAVYPLWGAAKGNGGMMALARPFAYGQFFFTAIAFALLVWGFVSNDFSIAYVAANSNSQLPVAYRVTAVWGSHEGSFLLWMLMQAGWIAAVAIFSRSMPLPMIARVLAILGLVSIGFYLFMLTVSNPFDRSLPLIPVDGRDLNPLLQDPGMIIHPPLLYMGYVGFSVAFAFAIAALLSGKLDAAWARWSRPWTLAAWIFLTLGIAIGSWWAYYELGWGGWWFWDPVENASFMPWLVGTALLHSLAVTEKRGSFKSWTVLLAISAFSLSLLGTFLVRSGVLVSVHAFASDPTRGLFILILLGLVVGGSLILYGLRAGKMQSYSRYELLSREVMLLGNNVLLMAAMVVVFLGTMLPLVHKEIGLGTISIGEPFFNGVYSWLVIPFALMLGLGPLMRWRRQAMKPLLKPIALALSLALILAYTLPKIWADELPALVVIALFLAFWVALATLTEVQQTVKQRKQGWAGLTQISGSHWGMVLGHLGFAVTLIGITLVSNYEQERDIALAPGQSVDVIGYNVVFESLQHREGPNYDADEGLFTVYKDGQEVTQLTSEKRFYRVQRTSMTEVGLDASLLRDVYIAMGEPLDDETWAIRFYIKPFVRWIWLGAIIMAIGGAMALADKRYRKRGKKEIAND, from the coding sequence ATGATTGCTGAAGCAGGACATCTTGCCATAGCCATTGCGCTGGCCTTTTCTGTATTGCTGGCGGTTTATCCTTTATGGGGAGCGGCGAAAGGAAACGGCGGCATGATGGCTTTAGCCCGGCCGTTTGCCTATGGCCAGTTTTTCTTTACCGCTATCGCTTTTGCTTTATTAGTCTGGGGCTTTGTCAGTAACGACTTTAGTATTGCTTATGTTGCGGCAAACTCGAATAGTCAGCTACCGGTTGCGTATCGGGTTACCGCGGTGTGGGGGTCACATGAGGGCTCTTTTCTTCTCTGGATGCTAATGCAGGCAGGCTGGATAGCCGCAGTCGCGATATTTTCCCGCTCTATGCCATTGCCGATGATAGCCCGGGTGCTTGCCATTCTGGGGCTGGTCAGCATTGGCTTCTATTTGTTTATGCTAACGGTTTCGAACCCGTTTGACCGCAGCTTGCCGTTAATACCGGTGGATGGGCGTGACCTTAATCCACTATTGCAAGATCCCGGCATGATCATTCATCCGCCTTTGCTGTATATGGGTTACGTAGGGTTCTCCGTCGCTTTCGCTTTTGCTATTGCTGCTTTATTGTCAGGTAAGCTTGACGCGGCCTGGGCACGCTGGTCTCGTCCCTGGACTCTCGCTGCATGGATTTTCCTGACACTGGGTATAGCCATTGGTAGTTGGTGGGCATATTACGAACTAGGCTGGGGTGGCTGGTGGTTCTGGGATCCGGTTGAAAACGCGAGCTTTATGCCATGGTTGGTAGGAACGGCTTTGCTGCATTCCCTTGCCGTAACCGAAAAACGAGGCAGTTTTAAGTCCTGGACGGTATTGCTGGCTATATCAGCTTTCAGTTTGAGTTTACTGGGCACCTTTTTGGTACGTTCTGGTGTTTTGGTTTCGGTGCACGCGTTCGCATCTGACCCCACCCGCGGCTTGTTTATTTTGATATTGCTCGGGCTGGTTGTTGGTGGCTCGCTTATTTTGTATGGCCTGCGTGCAGGCAAAATGCAAAGTTACAGCCGTTATGAACTGCTGTCGCGAGAGGTCATGTTGCTGGGCAACAATGTCTTGTTAATGGCTGCCATGGTGGTTGTTTTCCTGGGAACCATGCTACCTCTGGTTCATAAAGAAATTGGGCTCGGTACCATTTCTATTGGCGAACCTTTTTTCAATGGAGTTTATAGCTGGCTGGTTATCCCGTTTGCCTTAATGCTGGGTCTTGGCCCCTTAATGCGCTGGCGCAGACAAGCCATGAAACCACTTCTGAAGCCAATAGCCTTAGCACTTTCGTTGGCACTGATTCTGGCCTACACGCTGCCTAAGATTTGGGCCGACGAGTTGCCTGCATTGGTGGTTATTGCTCTGTTTCTGGCGTTCTGGGTGGCTCTGGCGACACTGACCGAAGTACAGCAAACCGTAAAACAACGCAAACAGGGCTGGGCCGGGTTGACCCAAATTTCGGGTAGTCATTGGGGAATGGTTCTCGGGCATTTAGGTTTTGCCGTAACGCTCATTGGTATAACGCTGGTTTCAAACTATGAGCAGGAGCGTGATATTGCGCTTGCTCCGGGGCAGTCGGTTGATGTTATCGGTTATAACGTGGTGTTCGAAAGCCTGCAGCACCGCGAAGGCCCTAACTACGATGCGGACGAGGGATTATTTACGGTTTACAAAGACGGGCAGGAAGTAACGCAGTTAACCAGCGAGAAACGTTTTTACCGGGTACAACGCACCAGTATGACGGAAGTTGGACTTGATGCGAGTTTATTACGCGATGTCTATATTGCTATGGGCGAACCACTGGATGATGAAACCTGGGCCATTCGTTTCTACATAAAGCCTTTTGTCCGCTGGATTTGGCTGGGCGCTATTATCATGGCAATAGGTGGTGCCATGGCATTGGCCGACAAACGGTATCGTAAGCGTGGTAAAAAGGAGATAGCCAATGACTAA
- a CDS encoding DUF6170 family protein produces the protein MALYFSSRHIPQLSNYSFTQRAMILSMAQEKMPVPRRLICNMAKLVPICLIFFFIVEVEGWWKIPALLAAGVGYPLFTQPINLNMSLPYLDKAIKQFEAQQSQ, from the coding sequence ATGGCTTTATATTTTTCTTCGCGTCACATTCCTCAACTGTCTAACTACAGCTTTACTCAGCGAGCTATGATTTTGTCCATGGCACAGGAAAAAATGCCGGTACCGCGCCGCCTCATTTGTAACATGGCTAAACTGGTACCCATTTGTCTTATTTTTTTCTTTATTGTAGAAGTGGAAGGTTGGTGGAAAATCCCGGCTTTATTAGCGGCAGGTGTTGGGTACCCATTATTTACGCAACCCATTAATCTGAACATGTCACTTCCTTATCTTGATAAAGCTATCAAACAGTTTGAGGCACAGCAGTCACAATAA